The segment TGGTTGAGAAAATACCTTTCCATGATAGACCTTTTCCATTTGATCTAAGCGTTTTTCCCAGAGTTCCTTCCACTGCCCGATTCTGCTGATATGTTCCACTCTTTCCTCAAATAATCTACCTCGGTGATGAAACTTAGCCAACTTTCTTCCCATTTTGGATGTATTGAAAACGCGTAAATGTTCATTATATAAAACAACATAGGGTTCTTCTTGATATTTTCCAATAAATGAACCATTTCTCGCTTGTTTAAAGCGGGCCACCGTTTGGTCACCATGAGCATATAAGTGATTTGACATTTTATATAGTTCTACGAGCTCCGTCTCTTCCCAATTTTGAATAGGAACCATAATATATAGGACACCTTGTGAATAAACTCCATTATAGCGTCCAATTTTAACAGGTTGCTCCCATTCAATATCAAACTGGCTTTTCAAGCTTTGACTATCCAAATCGGGTAACCTCCTTTCGCAGGACAGCTTTTATACCCATATATATGTTAAAAGGATTTATTTCATGAAGTGAAGTGAACAACAATTTTAAAGGAGATGTACTATGAGCGATCATTTAGAAGTACTGGGACAAACAGCAAGAGAGTGGTTACTAGAAAGAGGGGTTACCATCGAAGATATAGCCGATTTAGTTATGTTCCTCCAAAAAAAATATCACGATGACCTTTCGATTGAAACCTGTATTGAAAACGTAGAAAGAGTCTTAACTAAACGCGAGGTTCAAAATGCAATATTGACAGGCATTCAATTAGATCGTTTAGCGGAAAAGAAACTCTTGGATGCTCCGTTACAATCTATTGTAGAGGTAGATGAAAGTCTTTATGGAGTAGATGAAATTTTGGCATTTTCGATCGTAAACGTATATGGTTCAATTGGGTTTACCAACTATGGATACATTGATAAATTAAAGCCAGGAATACTCCAGAAGTTAAATGATAAAACGAGCGGACAATGCCACACATTCTTAGACGATATTGTTGGAGCTATCGCAGCAGCAGCTTCCAGTAGACTTGCCCACAGAACACATGATGAACCATAATAAAGGTCGACCCTTAATGGGTCGACCTTATATGTTGTTCCATTCGTCTAATGACTTTACGGAATAAGTAGGCTGAATATCATAATTTTTTAATTCTTCGAATGATGTCACACCTGTTTGTACATGAAGTGTGTCTATCCCAGCTCGAATACCTGCGAGTATATCAGTATTATAATTATCTCCGACCAAAAGTACGTCTTCCTTGGATAGCCCTATAATTTCTAAGGCCTGAGATATCATAGTTGGTTCTGGTTTCCCAATAAAAGTTGGTTGAACTCCAGTTGAGACTGAAATGACTGATGTTAGTGCCCCATTCCCTGGTAGGAAACCGCGCTCTGTAGGTAAAGCTATATCACTATTTGTAGATATGAAAATGGCACCCTGGCGAACGGCCAGGGTTGCCGTTGCTAACTTTTCATAGGTAACATCTCTATCTAACCCAGAAATAACAATCTCCGGATCGACTTCTGAAAAGATACACCCTGCTGAAAGCAATGCTTCTTGGAGACCTTTTTCCCCAATAGCATACACCTTGGGATTACTCTTTTCTTGAGTGATATAACGTGCTGTTGCCATACTCGTTGTAAAAACATGGTTGGATTCTGCAGGAATACCAAAACCGTTGAGTACTTGGGCAACTTCTTCAGGTGTCTTGGTAGAGTTATTTGTAACAAATAAATAAGGGATTTTAGCTTGGGAGAGCCGTTTAATAAAAGTTACAGCCTCTTTTATTTTCTCTTTTCCCTTATACATGGTGCCATCCAGGTCAATAAGATAACCTTTGTACTTCTTCATAGCGGAATAACTCCTTTAAAGGGGTTTGAAAGCAGAAACAGGTCCAAGTTCATTCGTTAAATAGTCCCGAATTGCTGGTGAAAATGTAGAGAGTACCTCTTTATCTTGTGTAATACATTGGACAATCTCATCATGATTTACCTGAAGGTAATTTTGAACAAGTGGTTTTCGAAACTCAACTAACGTTTTGAGAGCTTGTCCTAACGTTTCATCTACTACCTTTTCATCCAAAAGAATATCAATAATGTCTTCGTAACTACCAGGATCTCTCATAATAAAACCATCGATCATGGCGTTTCCGACATCTAATACAGCTTCAATTAGAATATGAGCAATTCTTTCTAGTGCAGCCTTTTCAATGTTTGTTTCCCATGTAGGAA is part of the Bacillus carboniphilus genome and harbors:
- a CDS encoding TIGR01457 family HAD-type hydrolase, which translates into the protein MKKYKGYLIDLDGTMYKGKEKIKEAVTFIKRLSQAKIPYLFVTNNSTKTPEEVAQVLNGFGIPAESNHVFTTSMATARYITQEKSNPKVYAIGEKGLQEALLSAGCIFSEVDPEIVISGLDRDVTYEKLATATLAVRQGAIFISTNSDIALPTERGFLPGNGALTSVISVSTGVQPTFIGKPEPTMISQALEIIGLSKEDVLLVGDNYNTDILAGIRAGIDTLHVQTGVTSFEELKNYDIQPTYSVKSLDEWNNI
- a CDS encoding DUF86 domain-containing protein — translated: MYFVDRQKIEETLKHYDRQLNLFSVVPTWETNIEKAALERIAHILIEAVLDVGNAMIDGFIMRDPGSYEDIIDILLDEKVVDETLGQALKTLVEFRKPLVQNYLQVNHDEIVQCITQDKEVLSTFSPAIRDYLTNELGPVSAFKPL
- a CDS encoding phosphatidylglycerophosphatase A — protein: MSDHLEVLGQTAREWLLERGVTIEDIADLVMFLQKKYHDDLSIETCIENVERVLTKREVQNAILTGIQLDRLAEKKLLDAPLQSIVEVDESLYGVDEILAFSIVNVYGSIGFTNYGYIDKLKPGILQKLNDKTSGQCHTFLDDIVGAIAAAASSRLAHRTHDEP